A genomic region of Pelodiscus sinensis isolate JC-2024 chromosome 1, ASM4963464v1, whole genome shotgun sequence contains the following coding sequences:
- the IL18R1 gene encoding interleukin-18 receptor 1 isoform X1 codes for MAFGSLIIFLMFLSKATFEELCPLHRSIDVLEGEYFFLCFPGSIQEIFPSKTYTVTWFKESKGKVNLIQETQRLVLSGRLLEFWPIELGDLGNYTYRLSNGTYNVTSQKWSLNVLKRSKDSCFNTNHSSMQVNDAGRSCTLKCSAVPHSKNVTIIWYKNCNIYDSANKEELIFLNLTVEDSGNYTCVVSLSYARRAFNVTSTTELMVADDAAEIVKLEIIEPEETYVKAQIGKEVTLNCTVFLGYSGAASFEYTLYWANKNINSCSESTKEEYSICEKEDVVFNSGNKKYVSKLLWIKTVKEEDFNSNYTCLLKTPNKSRVKNFTLKKGNPLDLPPHVFTTGIIVTIFSSLVAVLLAVLSVIFRVDLVLFYRDITGKDDTVGDGKEYDAFVSYLKDSIPTNVEERKFALEILPRTLEQQFGYKLCIFERDVSLGGAVVDDVHSFIDKSRRLIIILSRNYISDRVMYELETGLHKALVERKIKIILIEYMLISDYNFLPKSLELLPSRRVVKWKEDKSLPLNSRFWKNLRYLMPAKASTSNMRSHNDSVSPTSEEGTQATSVYWESKTFL; via the exons AAGAACTGTGCCCCTTGCATCGTTCCATTGATGTACttgaaggagaatatttttttctttgcttccctgGATCAATACAAGAGATTTTCCCCAGTAAAACGTACACAGTGACCTGGTTCAAAGAAAGTAAAGGGAAGGTGAATTTGATCCAAGAAACACAGAGACTTGTTTTAAGTGGGAGACTTCTGGAGTTCTGGCCAATTGAACTTGGTGATCTGGGGAATTACACTTACAGACTCAG CAATGGAACATATAATGTCACATCACAAAAGTGGTCTCTGAATGTACTCAAAAGAAGTAAAGACAGTTGTTTTAACACAAATCATTCATCCATGCAAGTTAATGATGCTGGAAGAAGTTGTACATTGAAATGCAGTGCTGTGCCCCACAGTAAAAATGTCACCATAATATGGTACAAG AACTGTAACATTTATGACTCTGCAAACAAGGaggaactgatttttttaaacttaacagTTGAAGACTCTGGGAATTACACATGTGTGGTTTCACTTAGTTATGCAAGAAGGGCATTCAACGTCACAAGTACAACAGAGCTGATGGTGGCAGACG ATGCAGCTGAAATTgttaaattggaaataattgaaCCTGAAGAGACTTATGTCAAAGCACAAATAG GTAAAGAGGTGACACTCAACTGCACAGTTTTCTTGGGTTACTCAGGTGCTGCCAGTTTTGAGTATACCCTGTACTGGgcaaacaaaaatataaattccTGTTCAGAGAGTACTAAGGAGGAATATTCAATATGTGAAAAGGAAGATGTTGTTTT TAATTCAGGAAACAAGAAGTATGTCTCAAAACTATTGTGGATTAAAACAGTTAAAGAAGAGGACTTCAATTCTAACTATACCTGCCTCTTGAAAACTCCAAATAAATCACGGGTTAAAAATTTTACATTGAAGAAAG GGAACCCTCTAGATCTCCCTCCACACGTATTTACTACTGGAATAATCGTGACTATATTCTCGTCACTTGTTGCTGTGCTCCTGGCAGTTCTTTCTGTAATATTCAGAGTTGACTTAGTTTTATTTTACAGAGACATCACTGGAAAAGATGATACTGTAGGAG atgGTAAAGAATATGATGCTTTTGTGTCTTACCTGAAAGACTCCATACCTACCAATGTAGAAGAAAGAAAATTTGCTCTGGAGATATTGCCCAGGACACTAGAACAACAGTTTGGATACAAATTATGTATATTTGAGCGGGATGTATCTCTTGGAGGAG CTGTTGTTGATGATGTCCATTCATTTATTGACAAAAGCAGAAGATTAATCATTATACTGAGCCGGAACTACATTTCAGACAGAGTCATGTATGAACTTGAGACTGGACTGCATAAGGCACTagttgaaaggaaaattaaaataatattaattgAATACATGCTTATAAGTGATTATAATTTCCTGCCAAAATCACTGGAGCTTCTACCATCCAGGAGAGTTGTAAAGTGGAAAGAGGATAAGTCTCTTCCTTTGAATTCCAGATTTTGGAAGAATCTACGGTACCTAATGCCAGCGAAAGCTTCCACATCAAACATGAGAAGTCACAATGATTCTGTGAGCCCTACTTCAGAAGAAGGAACTCAAGCAACATCTGTGTATTGGGAGTCTAAAACATTCTTATAG
- the IL18R1 gene encoding interleukin-18 receptor 1 isoform X2 — MAFGSLIIFLMFLSKATFELCPLHRSIDVLEGEYFFLCFPGSIQEIFPSKTYTVTWFKESKGKVNLIQETQRLVLSGRLLEFWPIELGDLGNYTYRLSNGTYNVTSQKWSLNVLKRSKDSCFNTNHSSMQVNDAGRSCTLKCSAVPHSKNVTIIWYKNCNIYDSANKEELIFLNLTVEDSGNYTCVVSLSYARRAFNVTSTTELMVADDAAEIVKLEIIEPEETYVKAQIGKEVTLNCTVFLGYSGAASFEYTLYWANKNINSCSESTKEEYSICEKEDVVFNSGNKKYVSKLLWIKTVKEEDFNSNYTCLLKTPNKSRVKNFTLKKGNPLDLPPHVFTTGIIVTIFSSLVAVLLAVLSVIFRVDLVLFYRDITGKDDTVGDGKEYDAFVSYLKDSIPTNVEERKFALEILPRTLEQQFGYKLCIFERDVSLGGAVVDDVHSFIDKSRRLIIILSRNYISDRVMYELETGLHKALVERKIKIILIEYMLISDYNFLPKSLELLPSRRVVKWKEDKSLPLNSRFWKNLRYLMPAKASTSNMRSHNDSVSPTSEEGTQATSVYWESKTFL, encoded by the exons AACTGTGCCCCTTGCATCGTTCCATTGATGTACttgaaggagaatatttttttctttgcttccctgGATCAATACAAGAGATTTTCCCCAGTAAAACGTACACAGTGACCTGGTTCAAAGAAAGTAAAGGGAAGGTGAATTTGATCCAAGAAACACAGAGACTTGTTTTAAGTGGGAGACTTCTGGAGTTCTGGCCAATTGAACTTGGTGATCTGGGGAATTACACTTACAGACTCAG CAATGGAACATATAATGTCACATCACAAAAGTGGTCTCTGAATGTACTCAAAAGAAGTAAAGACAGTTGTTTTAACACAAATCATTCATCCATGCAAGTTAATGATGCTGGAAGAAGTTGTACATTGAAATGCAGTGCTGTGCCCCACAGTAAAAATGTCACCATAATATGGTACAAG AACTGTAACATTTATGACTCTGCAAACAAGGaggaactgatttttttaaacttaacagTTGAAGACTCTGGGAATTACACATGTGTGGTTTCACTTAGTTATGCAAGAAGGGCATTCAACGTCACAAGTACAACAGAGCTGATGGTGGCAGACG ATGCAGCTGAAATTgttaaattggaaataattgaaCCTGAAGAGACTTATGTCAAAGCACAAATAG GTAAAGAGGTGACACTCAACTGCACAGTTTTCTTGGGTTACTCAGGTGCTGCCAGTTTTGAGTATACCCTGTACTGGgcaaacaaaaatataaattccTGTTCAGAGAGTACTAAGGAGGAATATTCAATATGTGAAAAGGAAGATGTTGTTTT TAATTCAGGAAACAAGAAGTATGTCTCAAAACTATTGTGGATTAAAACAGTTAAAGAAGAGGACTTCAATTCTAACTATACCTGCCTCTTGAAAACTCCAAATAAATCACGGGTTAAAAATTTTACATTGAAGAAAG GGAACCCTCTAGATCTCCCTCCACACGTATTTACTACTGGAATAATCGTGACTATATTCTCGTCACTTGTTGCTGTGCTCCTGGCAGTTCTTTCTGTAATATTCAGAGTTGACTTAGTTTTATTTTACAGAGACATCACTGGAAAAGATGATACTGTAGGAG atgGTAAAGAATATGATGCTTTTGTGTCTTACCTGAAAGACTCCATACCTACCAATGTAGAAGAAAGAAAATTTGCTCTGGAGATATTGCCCAGGACACTAGAACAACAGTTTGGATACAAATTATGTATATTTGAGCGGGATGTATCTCTTGGAGGAG CTGTTGTTGATGATGTCCATTCATTTATTGACAAAAGCAGAAGATTAATCATTATACTGAGCCGGAACTACATTTCAGACAGAGTCATGTATGAACTTGAGACTGGACTGCATAAGGCACTagttgaaaggaaaattaaaataatattaattgAATACATGCTTATAAGTGATTATAATTTCCTGCCAAAATCACTGGAGCTTCTACCATCCAGGAGAGTTGTAAAGTGGAAAGAGGATAAGTCTCTTCCTTTGAATTCCAGATTTTGGAAGAATCTACGGTACCTAATGCCAGCGAAAGCTTCCACATCAAACATGAGAAGTCACAATGATTCTGTGAGCCCTACTTCAGAAGAAGGAACTCAAGCAACATCTGTGTATTGGGAGTCTAAAACATTCTTATAG